GCAGGTGGACCAATCGCCGCCCCTGGCCGCCCCGGCGTCGAGGGCAGCGAGGATCATCTCCCCCGTGTTGCCCGGCGTGCCGCGTACCTTCGCGTTCTGCCAGCCCTCACCCAGGTGCTGGCGGCGCAGTTCAGGTGAGGCTTCAAAACCTCCCGAGGCGAGGATGACCGACTCGGCCCGGAGCTCACCTTCTTCGGTGGAGGTGCGGTACCGGACGCCGCGCACGCGGCCGTCCTCCTGGATGAGGCCGGTGGCTGCGCAGTCGTAGATGACCTCAACGCCCATGCGTTCAGCAGCGGCGCGGTGGTCGGCCATGAGTCCCTTGCCGCCACCCACGTTGCCCACGTGCAGGCCGCCCCAGAACAGATACCCGCCATCCTCGGTCCGGTACGCCTGGCGCTCATACATCAGGCGGTATTTGAGCCCCATGCCCTGAAGCCAACGCAGGGTCGGGTTGCTTTCGCTGACCAGGACCGCGGACAGTTCGGGGTCGTTGCGCCCTTCAGAGACCTTGGACAGATCGGCGAGGTATTCGGCGGCGGTGTAGGCGGGGACTTCGCTGGCGGCGTGCCGCTCATCAGGTTCCACGAATTCGATCAGCTCCTGGAGCCCGTCATGGGAGATGCGCGTGGCACCGGCGGTGTAGAAGCTGTTGCCGCCCGATGCGGCTTCCCGTGCCTTTTCCAGCAGGACCACTTTGCGTCCACGCTCGGCGGCTGCAAGTGCTGCCGCAAATCCGGCGTTGCCGCCGCCCACTACCAAAACGTCACTCTTGATCATCATCAATCTCCTCAGCTCCATCGCTGTACACGATTGTATACATAGGTATGCCGTCGCATGCAATAGCGTCTTGGCACAGGCTTACGGGCTCGGCAGGGAGAGGTTTAATGCCGGATTTTGTGGCTATCCCAAGTGCGGGTGGCTGATTTC
This region of Arthrobacter sp. DNA4 genomic DNA includes:
- the tcuA gene encoding FAD-dependent tricarballylate dehydrogenase TcuA, whose translation is MMIKSDVLVVGGGNAGFAAALAAAERGRKVVLLEKAREAASGGNSFYTAGATRISHDGLQELIEFVEPDERHAASEVPAYTAAEYLADLSKVSEGRNDPELSAVLVSESNPTLRWLQGMGLKYRLMYERQAYRTEDGGYLFWGGLHVGNVGGGKGLMADHRAAAERMGVEVIYDCAATGLIQEDGRVRGVRYRTSTEEGELRAESVILASGGFEASPELRRQHLGEGWQNAKVRGTPGNTGEMILAALDAGAARGGDWSTCHSVAWDAWHPENESNLELTNQLTRGGYPLGIVVNSEGKRFVDEGADYRNYTYAKYGRDILAQPGSAAFQIFDASSRPMLRAEEYDMPGVSVVTAPTLAELAQKAGISPEGLEETVQDFNTSITEGAPFDPNVKDGRRAETQPPKSNWARSISTGPFYAFPVTCGITFTFGGLKTDTWGRVLTEDAEPLEGLYACGEALGGLFSGNYPGGSGLAAGAVFGRRAGSIA